The Musa acuminata AAA Group cultivar baxijiao chromosome BXJ2-2, Cavendish_Baxijiao_AAA, whole genome shotgun sequence genome has a segment encoding these proteins:
- the LOC135605709 gene encoding transcription factor LAF1-like translates to MVASKNCLVMGCKACEKPKVSYKKGLWSPDEDQRLRDFILKHGHGCWSSVPARAGLQRNGKSCRLRWINYLRPGLKHSDFTPEEERIVMKLHTLLGNKWSQIAMHLPGRTDNEVKNHWNTHLKKKLVKIEGSSSHASMTKSLESDSQCPKLEKLIDENSNQISLSESSDSLKSVSPTPCQSIHVTNHAPFPKILFADWLPMFSGNDQSSSAPESDRVNCQQESTLNSEVLSPKLMQFDTIFTEVFLHGFEDASICGGFKLQFEPVEQFFGFHDQAYTGLELNHDMFVNL, encoded by the exons ATGGTGGCTTCTAAGAATTGCCTTGTAATGGGGTGCAAGGCTTGTGAGAAGCCAAAGGTTAGTTATAAGAAAGGGCTGTGGTCACCAGATGAGGACCAGAGGCTGAGGGACTTTATCCTTAAGCATGGCCATGGTTGCTGGAGTTCAGTTCCTGCCAGAGCTG GCCTGCAACGAAATGGAAAGAGCTGCAGATTGAGGTGGATCAATTACCTGAGGCCAGGACTAAAGCACAGTGATTTTACTCCTGAAGAGGAGAGAATAGTTATGAAACTTCACACCCTTTTGGGCAATAA GTGGTCTCAAATAGCAATGCATCTACCAGGAAGAACTGATAATGAAGTAAAGAACCATTGGAACACCCATCTCAAGAAGAAACTGGTAAAGATCGAAGGATCAAGCTCACATGCCTCCATGACCAAATCTCTAGAATCAGACAGCCAGTGTCCAAAACTGGAAAAATTAATAGATGAGAACAGTAACCAAATCTCACTTTCAGAATCCTCAGATTCATTGAAATCAGTGTCCCCAACACCATGCCAATCAATACATGTTACCAACCATGCCCCCTTCCCTAAAATCCTATTTGCAGATTGGTTACCAATGTTCAGTGGCAATGACCAGAGCTCATCAGCTCCAGAATCTGATAGAGTGAACTGCCAACAGGAATCGACTCTGAACTCTGAGGTTCTTAGTCCCAAACTTATGCAGTTTGACACGATATTTACTGAAGTTTTCCTTCATGGATTTGAAGATGCAAGCATCTGTGGAGGATTTAAGCTACAGTTTGAGCCCGTAGAACAATTTTTTGGTTTCCATGATCAAGCTTACACCGGTTTGGAGCTGAACCATGACATGTTTGTTAATCTGTAG